The Polaribacter sp. KT25b genome contains the following window.
TAAATAAAGCATTTCAATTATCGGGGTTCATATTTACCATTTTTAAGCTTCTTTTGATAAAAACAATTACATAGAATCTTATCAAATTTGCAGTACTAAATAATTAAAAAACAAACTATGGTAATTGAACAATCAAATAAAATTGACCTGATATTAAATCAATTATTTAATGATTCAAAGAACGATCATTATAAAATAATGAAAGGTTTGGCAAAAAGTGCTTTTAGACCAATTCAACCTATAGATTTTAAAGATGTTTATTTGTCCATATCAAAAGAACAAGGAAAAGAATTAGTAGCACTTATTAAAGAAAACAACTTAAAAAATATTGTTGAATTCGGTACATCTTTCGGAATTTCTACCCTTTTTTTAGCACAAGGAATATTAGAAACCAAAGGTAAAATTATTACTACAGAATTAATTGAATCTAAAGCAAAAACAGCCATAGAAAATTTGACAAAAGCAAGTGTTAAAGATCTTGTAGATGTAAGAATTGGTAATGCAATGAACACTTTAAAAGACCATGATGAACCTATCGATTTATTATTTTTAGACGGTTGGAAGGATTTATATTTACCATTATTCAATATGCTAGCATCTAACTTTCATAAGCACACTATTATTTATGTAGATAATGCAAATATGGCAGCATCTAAGTTGTTTTTAAAAGAAATTGCTGAAACTGAAAAACATCAATTAGAATCTAAATTTGGTGGAAAAGTAGTCTTAATATCAATGAAGAAATAATAATAGATTTCTCACATTTACCATAGAGAACCCTAGATTTACCTTTTATAACAGAAAGATAATTAGACCTTTGTAAATTATAAAACAAACAACGTGAGCCAAGTAGAAATTTGCCCAACATGTGGCAGCAAATCAAAAATAAAAGAAAAAGAAGGAAATACTATTTATACAGCAGTACATGATGATGAAGCTTTCAAAAAAATAGGTCAGATGAAAAAAGCGATGGAAAAATTTAAGCTAAAAGCAGAAACTTTAGAAAAAGAATTAGCTGCTTTAAAAGCAAATTTATAATACTATGAATATAGATCAAAATAAAAAAAATGCAATTGCTTTTTACAAAATGGCTTATGAAGGAAACCCTACAAAGGCTGTTGAGTTATATGTAGGTGAAAAATATATCCAACACAACCCAATGGTAGGAGATGGACCACAGGCATTTATTGATTATTTTGATAGAATGCAAAAAGAATATCCGGTAAAAACGATTGAGTTTGTAAGAGCTGTTTCCGAAGGAGATTTGGTTGCCTTACACACCTATCAAGAATGGCCAGACAATGATAAATATGTGACCATGGATTTTTTTAGGTTTGATAATAACGGTAAAATTATAGAACACTGGGACAGCATTCAGCAAGTACCAAAAGAAGCTCTGAACAATAATACGATGTATAAATAATGAAAGCCATAAAAAAGAATTACGGTTGGATAATTGTGGCTATTCTAGCACTATTACCAATGCTTGTTATTATCAATATGTTTAATGTAGATCTGTCTAACGGATTTTCTCTTTCGTTGATAGAAGGCAAAGGTGCTGACGGAAAAACAACTTTAGAAATGTTGTATCATATTTCTGGTGAGTTTGCCATCCGATGGATGACGGCCGTATTAACATTAACTCCGGTTTTTATCCTTTTTGGAGTAATGAACCTTTTTGTGCGTCAAGCTATGGGAATTGCAACAGCTGTTTGGAGTTTTTTACATTTTATTATTTTTATTTGGGCAGAAGGTTTTTTAGAAACCTTTACACAAATTAATTATGTAGCTGGTTTTGTCGCTATTTTAATTTTAATTCCGTTGTTTTTTACTTCTAACAGAAAGTCGATGAAGTACCTAAAATCGAACTGGAAAAAATTACAAAGATATGCGTATGCAGCCATTTTCTTAAGCTTATTGCATGTGGCTATTTTAAACAAAACGTGGCTTATTTATGCAATAGTTGTTGGTGTCGGTTTTATTATTAGAATACCTTTTATCAAAAATAAATTGATTGAAAGAAGAAAAAAACTAAAATCTTAAATTAAAATGGGATTACTGGAGCACATACTTAAAAAAGTTGTTTTAGAAACTGGTGTTATTGAAAAAAAGGAAAAAATTTCTGCATCTGTTTATAAAATTAGATTGAAAAGTGAAAGCATAAAAAAAGTAGACTTTAAACCTGGCTATTTTTTACGTTTAGGGATCGGAATTGGTAATGATAATTTATCCATGAAAGATAAAGTACGTAGCTATAGTGTTTGGGATATAAACCAAACCGAAGGCTATTTAGATCTTGCCATTGCTACAGATAGCAAAGGTATTGGATCGAAATGGGTAATAAATTGCACTATTGGAGAGACTGTCTATTTTAAATGGAAAAAAGGAAACTTTTTATTAGACGAAACTGCAGAAAGCTATTTAATGATTGGTGATTTATCGGCTCTGTCACATTTATACATGTTAAACAGGAACTTACCAAATAATAAACAAGTAGAAAGTTTATTATATAGCGAAAACCAAAGTGCTTTTTTTGATGATATAGATCATTCTACACCATTTGATAGTTATTGTTTAGAGCAAAACTCAATAAACGAAATTTTAGAAAAGGTAAAAGAAATTACCCCTAAATTAAAAGGAAATACAATTGTTTATATTGCAGGAGACAGTAGAGTTTGTGTGGCCTTAAACCACTATTTTAGAAATGAATTAAACTGGAATACCAAACAAATTAAAACAAAACCATTTTGGAATCCTGATAAAAAAGGATTGGAATAAAGTAATAAAATCGAAATGAAATTAGCAGATAAATACAAACAAGTAAGATTGCAAACAACTACATTTTGTAATCATCTAAATATAGAAGATTATGCAATTCAAGTAGTGCTATTTGCCAGTCCCCCAAAATGGCATTTAGCACATACTACTTGGTTTTTTGAAACTTTTATTTTAAAAAAATACGTTGCAGATTACACCGAATTTAATTCGGATTTCAACTTTTTATTTAATAGTTATTACAATAATGTTGGTAATAGAATATTACAAGCAAATAGAGGTAATATGTCTAGACCAAGTACCAATGAAATCTTTGAATACCGTGCGTATGTAGATGCTAAAATGATTGCTTTTTTAAAGAATCTTTCTGATGAAAAAATAATTGATTTGGTAACATTGGGGTTAAATCATGAGGAACAACACCAAGAATTATTAGTGACTGATGTGAAATATATGTTTGGTCACAATCCTATTTTTCCTGTTTTTAATACGGATTACAACCTTGTTAAAGATAAAAATACGGATACAAAAAACATACAAATACCTGCTGGAATATACGAAATAGGACACCAAGGAAAAGATTTTTGTTATGATAATGAATTGGGCGTTCACAAAGTATATCTAAATGATTTTGAAATTGATAACCATTTGGTAACCAATGGAGATTTTATAGAATTTATGGAATCTGGCGCTTATTCAAATTTTAATCTTTGGTTAGATGAAGGTTGGACTTGGGTAAATAAAAACAACATTAAAACCCCTTTATACTGGCATAAAATTGATGGAGAATGGCATTCTTACACGCTTGCAGGATTAAAAAAAGTAGATGAAGATGCTATTTTAAGTCATATTAATTATTACGAAGCCAATGCTTTTGCAGAATGGAAAAGAATGCGGTTGCCAACTGAATTTGAATGGGAAATTGCAGCCAGTCAATTAGATTGGGGTAAACGTTGGGAGTGGACGAATAGCGCTTATTTGCCTTACCCAAAATTTAAAAAAGAAAATGGAGCAGTTGGAGAGTACAACGGAAAATTTATGAGCAATAAAATGGTATTGAGAGGCGCTTCGGTAGCAACTTCTCAAAAACATAGTAGATCAACCTATCGTAACTTTTTCAACCCTACCGAAAGGTGGCAATTTACAGGAATTAGATTAGCAAAATAATATGATTGAAATCGTTAAGAATAAAGATAAAAAAGGGCTTACAAACAGCTTAAATATCAATGAAACATTTAGAAATGATGTTAAAAAAGGACTTCTAAGCAATCCTAAAACGCTTTCTTCAAAATATTTTTATGATAAAAAAGGCGATGCACTTTTTGTAGAAATAATGAATTTGCCTGAGTATTATTTAACGCGCAGCGAATTAGATATATTCAAAAATAAAACGAAAAAATTAATAGATAGTTTTACAATCAAAGCCGATTCTTATTTTGAATTGATTGAATTAGGTGCCGGAGATGGATTAAAAACAAAAGAATTATTAAAAAGTTTAACTGCGCAAAATTACAATTTTGAATATTTTCCTATTGATATTTCTTCGAATGCTTTAGGTCAGTTGAAACAAGATTTAAATACTGAAATACCAAACTTGTCTGTAAAAACACAACAAGGAGATTATTTTGAAGTCTTAGATTCCTTAAAAAAGAGCAAACATCCAAAAATCATCTTGTTTTTAGGTTCTAATATTGGTAATATGACCGATGAACAAGCTGCTCAATTTATCTATAAATTAGGAGTAAATTTAAATCCTGATGATAAATTATTGTTAGGCGTAGATCTGATAAAATCTAAAGAAATTATACTTCCAGCTTATGATGACAGTAAAGGGATAACTGCTGCGTTTAATTTGAATTTATTAGATAGAATTAATCATGAATTGGGTGGTGATTTTAACCTTAATCAGTTTAAACATCAGCCAGAATATGTTGAAAAAGAAGGAATAGCAAAGAGTTATATAGTAAGTAAAATAAATCAAACTGTTACCATTAAAGCTATCGATACATCTTTTAATTTTATCAAAGGTGAAAAAATTCATACGGAAATATCTAGAAAATATAATGATGAATTGATTGAACAAATTATAGCAAATACCGATTTTAGTATCGACACAAAAATTATGGATAGCAAAGCCTATTTTGCAGATTATATTTTAACTAGAAATTAAAAATGAGTAAAACGCAATTTGCCATATTAGGGTTGGGTAGCAGATCTACTTTATATTATTTAGAACAACTAAATAAGTTATACAATGCTAAAAACGGAGGGTATAGTACTTGTCCGTTTTTTTTATTAAACACAAATTTCGATAATATTAATCAGCTTTTACCAAATACTTCAGTGCAATTAGATGCTATTTTACAAAATTATTTAGATCAAATTGAATCTCTAGAAGTTGCAGAAATATTAATTCCTAATATTACATTGCACGAAACGATAGACCGTTTAGAACTTCAAAAAAATATTATACATCCGTTGCCTTTGTCTGTTGTAAAAATGAGAGAAACTGATACTAAAAAGGTGATGCTTTTTGGTTCTTTACATTCGATGCAGTCTCGCTATATTCGTTCTTATTTAGAATTTAATTCAATTGAAGTGTTACTTCCAAGTTTAAAAGATATGATATTTATAGATGAAGTTAGAACGCACATTTATAATTCTACGGAAACCAAAGAAATCATCAATATTTACCACGAATTGATTAAAAAATACAGCGAAAATAATCCTGTGATTCTAGGTTGTACAGAATTGTCAATCTTAAAACCTAAAGACCAAAAAAATGTTATAGATATGGCTCAACTTCAAATTGAAGCAGCGTTAAAAATTAAGTTGTAAAGCTAACTTTTACCATTTTTAGTAGAAGATGTATCAATCTTTTAAAAAGTAACATTCAGATATTTGTAGTCTAAAATAAAACCTATTAAAAAGATATTATGAAAATAGCAGTAACATCAGCAAGTGGAAAATTAGGAGCATCTATTGTAAAACACTTAATTAAAGCAATAGGAAAAGAAAATGTAATAGCAATCGCTCGTACACCCGAAAGAGCAGTCTATTTAGATGTAGAAATTAGAAAAGGAGATTATAACAATCGAGAAGATTTTGAGAAGGCATTACAAGGAATAGATGCAGTTCTTTTAGTTTCTGGAATGGATGATCCGCAGAAAAGAATTTTACAACATAGAAATGTAATTGAAGCTGCAAAAAGTAACGGCGTTAAAAAAATAGTTTATACAAGTATTGTTGGTGCAGAAGAAAACAATGCTTTTAGCCCTATTGTACAAACAAATAGACAGACAGAAAAAGATGTTATCAATTCTGGTTTGGATTGGGTTATTGGAAGAAACGGTATTTATATTGAACCTGATTTAGAATACATTGACACGTATATAAAAGAAGGCGAAATTAGAAATTGTGCTGGCGATGGTAAATGTACTTATACAAGTAGAGAAGAATTAGGATTTGCGTATTCTAAAATGCTTTTAGAAGAAAAACACAATGGTAATACGTACAATTTAGTTGGAGAAGCAATTACCCAAAGTGAGTTAGCTTCTTTGATAAACCAGGTTTATTACACTAATTTAACCTATAATTCTGTTTCTGTTGATGCTTATGCCGCTGAACGAAAAGCAGCATTAGGCGATTTTATTGGGACTGTAATTGCAGGAATTTACGAAGGCATAAAAGAAGGTGCAAATGAAGTTCCTTCAGATTTTGAAAAAGCCACTGGTAGATTGCATCAATCTCCTTTAAAAATGATAAAAGCATTTAAAGGAGAATAAAAAACATCCTACAGAATAAAAAAGCACTAGCATCATACAAGTAGTTAGTGCTTTTTATTACGTTTAATTAAATTTCAATTATCTATAATAAAGCTTTTAAATTAATTTGTTTCAAAAAGAAAAAAATCGAATTTCCCTAACTTCTGATTAAAATCATTTATTCTCAAACTGTTTTTCTTAAAAGTAATATTATTTACATTTGACAAAAAAGACATCAGCAAAAAAACATAACCAATTATGATAAACACATCTCATTCAGATGCTCAGATTTACTGTGTTACAAATTTTGAAGAGCTTCTTTCTACTCCTTTTCAGGGAGAAATTAATGCGATGTGTTGGAACCGAAAACTCGTAGGCGATTTTTCTGAAATTGTTAAAAAGCTAACATTAAACGAAAATATACAAATAGTTCATCCAAAAGATCTTCTCGAACTAAAACTAAGTGAACAAGGGCAACTTGCTCGCGAAATTCTTTTAAATGACTTCAATGTTTTGAAAGCTCATGGAGCATCGCCAACTATAAATATCATTAAAAATTATGAGAGCGATGATGCGTTTCCTTTTTTTCCTACGGATGTATATTCTTTTCATGTAGATCGTTCTCCAATTGCAACTGATACTTTTTTATGCACCTATTTTGGCGCTTCGAGTGATATTTTACCAAATTCGCAAGGCACACAAAAAATATTGATTCCAGAAATACGATCTGAACTCAAAAAATTATACGGTGAAAGTGATGAAGAAGGTTTTGAATCCTTTTTAAGCGAATTTTTCTTTGATTTACATTATCAACCAAAACCGAATACTAATCCAATTAGCTTAGGAAACGGTCATATCTGGAAATTAGCAATAGATCATCCTGAAAGCAAAGTTTTACCTTGTCTTCATAGAGCACCAAAAGAAAATACTGGAGAAAATCGGTTATTATTAATTTGTTAAATATAATTTATGGAATTCCCATATCACACAAAAAAACTATCAATTTTTGAAAACAATAAGAAACTTCAAAAAATTAATTTTTAAACTTCATCCCTAAATGAACCAATTTCTTAGTTTCAAAGAATTCTTCATCAAAATAATCTGTTAATTCATAAATAGTTGCAGAAGTATACAACTTTAATTCTTCTGTTAAATCGCCTCCTTTAAGGTATAAAATTCCGTTTTTTAATTTGTGATTTTGTTTTTTAGCAATTCTACCTTTTGTCCAACCAACAAAAGTTTCCATTTGCGCTACTGCTCTACTCACAATAAAATCGTACGTATCTTTAATTTCTTCTACTCTACCATTTGTAGTTTTTACGTTTTCTAAACCTAAGCCCTCAACAACTTCATTTACAACTTTTATTTTTTTACCAATAGAATCGACCAAATGAAACTGTGTTTCTGGAAATAAAATTGCCAACGGAATTCCTGGGAAACCTCCACCTGTACCAACATCCATTACTTTAGAACCTGGTTTAAACTGCACCAATTTTGCAATTGCTAAAGAATGTAATACGTGTCGTAAATACAACTCGTCTATATCTTTTCTAGAAACAACATTTATTTTTAAATTCCAATCTTGGTATAATTCTTGAAGTTTAGAAAATTGTGCTATTTGAATTTCTGATAAATTTTTAAAGTATTTGTGTATAATTTCCATCAATAGTAAAAGTTTGAGCTGCAAAAATAGTTATTTGTAATCAACAATTCTTCACAAAAATTGACGTTTATCATATTAAGCAAATTTAAATAGTTTATTTTTGCTAATTATATATAACATAAATGAAAACAATAAACTTTTCTAGAGTAGATAAAGCTAAATTTTTTAGAACTCTAAACAAAAGGGTAAATACATATTTTAAAGAAAATAACCTAAAAAGAACAGGAAACTGGAAATTATATTCCAAAGCAATTATTATGTTTTCTTTATTTTTAGTTCCATTTATTCTAATCTTAACAGTTGCTATGCCACAATGGGTAATGGCTTTATTAATGGTTGTTACAGGAATAGGAATGGCTGGTGTTGGTATGAATGTAATGCACGATGCCAATCATGATTCTTTTTCTAAAAGAAAATGGGTAAACAAATTAATGGGAAGTAGCATTTATATTCTAGCAGGTAATGTTTATAACTGGAAAGTGCAACACAATGTTTTACATCATACTTTTACAAATGTAGAAGGGCATGATGAAGATATTGATGCTGGTAGAATTATTCGTTTTTCTATGCATTCTAAGTGGTTAAAGATTCATAAAATTCAAAAATATTATTCTATCTTTTTATATGGTCTATTAACTATTAACTGGGCAATTACTACAGATATTAAACAAATGCACAGATACTTAAAAAGAAAATTATCTTATGGTGAATTCCCAAATCCTGCTACAGAATGGACAAAATTAATAATTTCTAAAATTGTTTATTATGCACTTTGGATTGTTTTACCTTTATTAATTTTAGATGTTTCTTGGTGGAAAGTATTGTTAGGCTTTTTTGTAATGCATTATACTGCAGGTATGATTTTAAGTTTAGTTTTTCAATTAGCACATATTGTACCAAATACAGAAATGCCAATTCCTGATAAAGAAGGAAATTTAGAACACACTTGGGCAGTCCATCAATTATATACAACATCTAACTTTGCGCCTAGTAATAGTTTGGTAAATTTCTATACTGGTGGTTTAAATCATCAAGTTGAGCATCATATTTTTCCACATATTTCTCATGTACATTATGATAAATTAGCTAAAATTGTAAAAGAAACGGCTCAAGAGTTTAACTTGCCATACAACGAGTATGAAACTATGCGTAAAGCAATTGTAGAACATTTTAGACATTTAGGCGTTTTAGGACAAAAACCCGAATTAGCATAATAAAAAACACAACAACTAACAGCAAAAATGACACATCCATTATCGGACAGAATTAACAGTTTACCTGTATCTCAAACTTTAGCAATGGCTGCTAAAGCAAGAGAATTAAGAGCAGAAGGAAAAGATATTATTGGTTTAAGTTTGGGAGAACCAGATTTTAATACTCCAGAATTTATCAAAGACGCTGCCATTGAAGCTATCAATCAAAATTACAATTCGTATTCACCAGTAGATGGTTATGCAGATTTAAAAGAAGCGGTTTGCACAAAGTTTAAACGTGATAATAACTTAACTTACAAACCGAGTCAAATTGTAGTTTCTACAGGTGCAAAACAATCTATTGCAAACATTGCTCAAGTATTATTAAACCCAGGAGACGAAGTTTTATTACCAGCTCCTTATTGGGTAAGTTATTCTGCAATTGCAATTTTATGCGGAGCAAAATATGTAGAAATTCCTTCCTCTATAGATACTGATTTTAAAATCACTCCAGAACAATTAGAAGCAGCAATTACTCCTAAAACAAAAATGATTTTCTTTAACTCTCCAAACAACCCAAGCGGAACTATTTATAGCGAAGCAGAATACAGAGCGTTGGCAGCAGTTTTAGAAAAACATCCACAGATTTTTATCTTATCAGATGAAATCTATGAACATATCAATTACAATTCTAGACCATTTAGTTTTGCAGCAATAGAAAGCATGTACGATAGAACAATTACTGTTAACGGTTTGGCAAAAGCATTTGCTATGACAGGTTGGAGAATTGGTTATATTGGTGCTCCAGAATGGATTGCTAAAGCTTGTACAAAAATGCAAGGACAAATTACATCTGGTACAAACTGTATCGCTCAAAGAGCAGCAATTACAGCTTTATTAGCACCAGTTTCTAAAATTCAATATATGGTAGATGAGTTTAAAACTCGTAGAGATATCATTATTGGATTACTAAGAGAAATTGATGGATTTAAAGTAAACGTACCAGAAGGTGCTTTTTACGTTTTTCCAGACGTTTCTGCATTTTTTGGTAAAACAATAGATGGGGTAAAAATTGAAACTGCAAGTGATTTTTCTTTATTCATTTTAGAAAAAGCTAACGTAGCAACCGTTACTGGTGATGCTTTTGGCACGCCTAACTGTATTAGAATTTCTTATGCAGCTTCTGAGTTACAAATTAGAGAAGCAATCAAGAGAATTAAAGAAGCGTTAAGCTAAACTTTAAAAATGACAGTTCGAGCGGTCAAGAACTCTTTTATAAATATAAAATCCATCTTTTTTTAGATGGATTTTTTTTGTTTGGGCGTGCCCTATCGGTCAGGCTTTGCGCACTCGCTTTTTTGTAAAAACAAAAAGAGCTCAAACAATTGCTTTAATCCTTCACGCTTGCATATTTATAAAATAATTTAATCATCAAAATTATAAGATCGTTTTAAAATTTAATAACTCTTTTTTTTTGATTCAGCAACAAATATCCAAAACGTTATAAGAGAAAATTTCAGGAATTAAAAGCCTGAATAAACACACTCTTTATTTAAAAAGCAATTAAGATAATAGCAAAGGCAAATAATGAAACTTGTAAAACAACTCCTGTCTGACTTTCTATTTTTCCTTCATGATTTAAAATCATAGATTTAATTTTAGATATTGATTTAGATTTCTCTAATCTCATATTCCTTTTAATTTCTTGTTTGTATGCAGATGTTAAAATTCCTCTTTCTTCTACAACTTCTGTATTTAAATATTTCATGGTGTTTTGTTTAATTGATTACATAGTTTAGACGAGACATAAAAAATTTTGTTACAAGCTAAAACTCATGCTGTCAATAAGAAAACATCATTTTTATAGGATTGATGGTTTACGACAATCAGAAAAAAAATGAAAAAAAATTGTAAAAACAAAAAAATCACATCTTAAAAAGATGTGATTTTTATATGTATTTAAAGTAAAAATTAATCTACATTATCGTGCAAAAATGAATTATTAGATTTAAAATCTATACCATTATCATCTTTTTTTAATGCAGTTTCAGAATTACTAATAGAAGCATTTTTATCTAAATTAACTCCCATTCTTTTATATGCAGGTTGTCGCTCAATTTCATCAATGTTTTTGCTTAATTGATCTGTAAACTTATAATTGAAACCTTTCATCTTTCTACGTCTTTCTTCTGCTCTTTGTTGCAATTCAGAAATTGTTAAATCCATAGGAGAAACTTCTTCACTCAAGGTTTCAATCTTATTTATTTCTGCTTGAGGTTTTCTAGTTTTAAGTTCAAATTGAACTTCTTGTTCTTCAACTTTTTTCTTCTCTGCAAAACCAGAACTTTTACCAATTGTTGGTTGAGCATCAAAATCTTCTAAAACATATCTTTTTTCTACCGATTTTGGTTCTGCTTTAATTTCTTTAGCTTCAAAAACCTGGATTTCATTTACATTTAATTCTTTCTCTACATTTATTTCTTCTTCAGGTTTTACTTCTTTTTTAGCTGCTAAAGGTAAATCAAACAATAAATCTGCTTGTATTTGCTTTGGTTCTTCTTCAATTTTTTCTTCAGCTTTTGCAACATCAGTAATTATAAAATCGTCATCAGAAACAGTTTGATAAGAAACTTCTTCAAAAGTTACTGGCATACTTGCTATAATTGGGTTTGTAGCAACTAAATCCATATTTGGTTTTGTATCTTCAATTTCATCACCTAAATCATGTACTATTTTTTGG
Protein-coding sequences here:
- a CDS encoding L-histidine N(alpha)-methyltransferase, translating into MIEIVKNKDKKGLTNSLNINETFRNDVKKGLLSNPKTLSSKYFYDKKGDALFVEIMNLPEYYLTRSELDIFKNKTKKLIDSFTIKADSYFELIELGAGDGLKTKELLKSLTAQNYNFEYFPIDISSNALGQLKQDLNTEIPNLSVKTQQGDYFEVLDSLKKSKHPKIILFLGSNIGNMTDEQAAQFIYKLGVNLNPDDKLLLGVDLIKSKEIILPAYDDSKGITAAFNLNLLDRINHELGGDFNLNQFKHQPEYVEKEGIAKSYIVSKINQTVTIKAIDTSFNFIKGEKIHTEISRKYNDELIEQIIANTDFSIDTKIMDSKAYFADYILTRN
- the rsmG gene encoding 16S rRNA (guanine(527)-N(7))-methyltransferase RsmG, with amino-acid sequence MEIIHKYFKNLSEIQIAQFSKLQELYQDWNLKINVVSRKDIDELYLRHVLHSLAIAKLVQFKPGSKVMDVGTGGGFPGIPLAILFPETQFHLVDSIGKKIKVVNEVVEGLGLENVKTTNGRVEEIKDTYDFIVSRAVAQMETFVGWTKGRIAKKQNHKLKNGILYLKGGDLTEELKLYTSATIYELTDYFDEEFFETKKLVHLGMKFKN
- a CDS encoding siderophore-interacting protein; the protein is MGLLEHILKKVVLETGVIEKKEKISASVYKIRLKSESIKKVDFKPGYFLRLGIGIGNDNLSMKDKVRSYSVWDINQTEGYLDLAIATDSKGIGSKWVINCTIGETVYFKWKKGNFLLDETAESYLMIGDLSALSHLYMLNRNLPNNKQVESLLYSENQSAFFDDIDHSTPFDSYCLEQNSINEILEKVKEITPKLKGNTIVYIAGDSRVCVALNHYFRNELNWNTKQIKTKPFWNPDKKGLE
- a CDS encoding SDR family oxidoreductase, coding for MKIAVTSASGKLGASIVKHLIKAIGKENVIAIARTPERAVYLDVEIRKGDYNNREDFEKALQGIDAVLLVSGMDDPQKRILQHRNVIEAAKSNGVKKIVYTSIVGAEENNAFSPIVQTNRQTEKDVINSGLDWVIGRNGIYIEPDLEYIDTYIKEGEIRNCAGDGKCTYTSREELGFAYSKMLLEEKHNGNTYNLVGEAITQSELASLINQVYYTNLTYNSVSVDAYAAERKAALGDFIGTVIAGIYEGIKEGANEVPSDFEKATGRLHQSPLKMIKAFKGE
- a CDS encoding nuclear transport factor 2 family protein yields the protein MNIDQNKKNAIAFYKMAYEGNPTKAVELYVGEKYIQHNPMVGDGPQAFIDYFDRMQKEYPVKTIEFVRAVSEGDLVALHTYQEWPDNDKYVTMDFFRFDNNGKIIEHWDSIQQVPKEALNNNTMYK
- a CDS encoding O-methyltransferase, with protein sequence MVIEQSNKIDLILNQLFNDSKNDHYKIMKGLAKSAFRPIQPIDFKDVYLSISKEQGKELVALIKENNLKNIVEFGTSFGISTLFLAQGILETKGKIITTELIESKAKTAIENLTKASVKDLVDVRIGNAMNTLKDHDEPIDLLFLDGWKDLYLPLFNMLASNFHKHTIIYVDNANMAASKLFLKEIAETEKHQLESKFGGKVVLISMKK
- a CDS encoding acyl-CoA desaturase; the protein is MKTINFSRVDKAKFFRTLNKRVNTYFKENNLKRTGNWKLYSKAIIMFSLFLVPFILILTVAMPQWVMALLMVVTGIGMAGVGMNVMHDANHDSFSKRKWVNKLMGSSIYILAGNVYNWKVQHNVLHHTFTNVEGHDEDIDAGRIIRFSMHSKWLKIHKIQKYYSIFLYGLLTINWAITTDIKQMHRYLKRKLSYGEFPNPATEWTKLIISKIVYYALWIVLPLLILDVSWWKVLLGFFVMHYTAGMILSLVFQLAHIVPNTEMPIPDKEGNLEHTWAVHQLYTTSNFAPSNSLVNFYTGGLNHQVEHHIFPHISHVHYDKLAKIVKETAQEFNLPYNEYETMRKAIVEHFRHLGVLGQKPELA
- a CDS encoding aspartate/glutamate racemase family protein; its protein translation is MSKTQFAILGLGSRSTLYYLEQLNKLYNAKNGGYSTCPFFLLNTNFDNINQLLPNTSVQLDAILQNYLDQIESLEVAEILIPNITLHETIDRLELQKNIIHPLPLSVVKMRETDTKKVMLFGSLHSMQSRYIRSYLEFNSIEVLLPSLKDMIFIDEVRTHIYNSTETKEIINIYHELIKKYSENNPVILGCTELSILKPKDQKNVIDMAQLQIEAALKIKL
- the egtB gene encoding ergothioneine biosynthesis protein EgtB, with the translated sequence MKLADKYKQVRLQTTTFCNHLNIEDYAIQVVLFASPPKWHLAHTTWFFETFILKKYVADYTEFNSDFNFLFNSYYNNVGNRILQANRGNMSRPSTNEIFEYRAYVDAKMIAFLKNLSDEKIIDLVTLGLNHEEQHQELLVTDVKYMFGHNPIFPVFNTDYNLVKDKNTDTKNIQIPAGIYEIGHQGKDFCYDNELGVHKVYLNDFEIDNHLVTNGDFIEFMESGAYSNFNLWLDEGWTWVNKNNIKTPLYWHKIDGEWHSYTLAGLKKVDEDAILSHINYYEANAFAEWKRMRLPTEFEWEIAASQLDWGKRWEWTNSAYLPYPKFKKENGAVGEYNGKFMSNKMVLRGASVATSQKHSRSTYRNFFNPTERWQFTGIRLAK
- a CDS encoding ferric reductase, which gives rise to MKAIKKNYGWIIVAILALLPMLVIINMFNVDLSNGFSLSLIEGKGADGKTTLEMLYHISGEFAIRWMTAVLTLTPVFILFGVMNLFVRQAMGIATAVWSFLHFIIFIWAEGFLETFTQINYVAGFVAILILIPLFFTSNRKSMKYLKSNWKKLQRYAYAAIFLSLLHVAILNKTWLIYAIVVGVGFIIRIPFIKNKLIERRKKLKS
- a CDS encoding pyridoxal phosphate-dependent aminotransferase, whose translation is MTHPLSDRINSLPVSQTLAMAAKARELRAEGKDIIGLSLGEPDFNTPEFIKDAAIEAINQNYNSYSPVDGYADLKEAVCTKFKRDNNLTYKPSQIVVSTGAKQSIANIAQVLLNPGDEVLLPAPYWVSYSAIAILCGAKYVEIPSSIDTDFKITPEQLEAAITPKTKMIFFNSPNNPSGTIYSEAEYRALAAVLEKHPQIFILSDEIYEHINYNSRPFSFAAIESMYDRTITVNGLAKAFAMTGWRIGYIGAPEWIAKACTKMQGQITSGTNCIAQRAAITALLAPVSKIQYMVDEFKTRRDIIIGLLREIDGFKVNVPEGAFYVFPDVSAFFGKTIDGVKIETASDFSLFILEKANVATVTGDAFGTPNCIRISYAASELQIREAIKRIKEALS